A genomic segment from Flavobacterium inviolabile encodes:
- the gloA2 gene encoding SMU1112c/YaeR family gloxylase I-like metalloprotein: MLSLNKVHHIALICSDYKRSKHFYTEILGLTVLQEVYRAERQSYKLDLAINGNYCLELFSFPDPPLRPSRPEAAGLRHLAFEVNDIHDTHEYLTQKEIDCEAIRVDEYTGKRFFFIADPDLLPVEFYEK; this comes from the coding sequence ATGCTTAGCCTCAACAAAGTGCATCACATTGCCCTGATTTGTTCCGATTATAAAAGATCCAAACATTTCTACACCGAAATCCTGGGTTTAACCGTCCTGCAGGAAGTTTACAGAGCCGAACGGCAATCGTATAAACTGGATTTAGCCATCAACGGTAATTACTGCCTGGAACTCTTCTCTTTCCCGGATCCGCCGCTGCGTCCTTCCCGGCCGGAAGCCGCCGGACTGCGCCATCTTGCTTTTGAAGTAAATGACATTCACGATACCCACGAATACTTAACACAAAAAGAAATCGATTGTGAAGCGATCAGAGTCGATGAATATACCGGAAAACGCTTTTTCTTTATTGCCGATCCTGATTTACTGCCGGTTGAGTTTTACGAAAAATAA
- a CDS encoding T9SS type A sorting domain-containing protein, whose product MKLKIHFPAVLLLLFYTAVHAQNESRNILFVGNSITYFNDMPVLFKDIANNKGKNVTTQMHAVGGAGFADHAANAAVYNLFREKVWHAVVLQPGSGESAGATASVNQTIQRGRMLIDSIKKYSPCAKVLLYEIPYGVPSANNYATYFTVQTRIKDSLTKMADNLHVPFVPAGESARMHYTAQQDLLLHGTYNDIHPNLNGSYLVAATMFAAIFQEPVTGTTAFGNVNPNTAANFHNIADQVVLPNKPQWRINTFDLHANFEYQHNNNTVHFTNTAANFTALEWDFGDGTTSSENNPVHLFTSGGQKTVTLKALRNGCVEIIEKQIDLGTLTSAAFTTAGLMLYPNPAGTVLNITNNEPASGIRIVNTVGQEMYRNAQQQHDWKIDVSGYATGIYFIITDNQAVYKFIKS is encoded by the coding sequence ATGAAACTAAAAATACATTTCCCGGCTGTACTGTTATTGCTGTTTTATACGGCTGTTCATGCCCAGAATGAATCCCGAAACATCCTGTTTGTCGGTAACAGCATTACTTACTTTAACGATATGCCGGTATTGTTTAAAGATATCGCTAACAATAAAGGAAAAAATGTAACCACACAAATGCATGCCGTTGGCGGTGCCGGATTTGCAGATCATGCTGCCAATGCTGCCGTGTACAATCTTTTCCGGGAAAAAGTATGGCATGCGGTAGTGCTGCAACCGGGTTCCGGAGAATCGGCCGGTGCCACTGCATCTGTAAACCAGACCATCCAAAGAGGCCGGATGCTGATCGATTCCATAAAAAAATACAGTCCCTGTGCCAAAGTACTGTTATACGAAATCCCGTATGGCGTTCCTTCCGCTAACAACTACGCAACCTATTTTACCGTTCAGACCCGCATCAAAGATTCGCTTACCAAAATGGCCGATAACCTGCACGTTCCGTTTGTTCCGGCAGGAGAAAGTGCCCGGATGCATTATACCGCCCAGCAGGATCTGCTTTTGCACGGAACGTACAATGATATCCACCCGAATCTGAACGGCTCTTATCTTGTTGCAGCAACCATGTTTGCCGCCATTTTCCAGGAACCGGTAACCGGAACCACTGCCTTTGGCAATGTAAACCCTAATACTGCGGCCAATTTTCACAATATTGCCGATCAGGTTGTGTTACCGAATAAACCGCAATGGCGCATCAATACGTTCGACCTTCACGCTAATTTTGAATACCAGCACAATAACAATACGGTACATTTCACCAATACTGCCGCAAACTTTACAGCACTCGAATGGGATTTCGGAGACGGGACGACCTCTTCCGAAAACAATCCAGTGCACCTTTTTACAAGCGGCGGACAGAAAACCGTCACCTTAAAAGCGCTTCGTAACGGTTGTGTGGAAATCATCGAAAAACAAATCGACCTGGGAACGTTAACCTCTGCTGCATTTACCACAGCCGGGCTTATGCTCTATCCCAATCCTGCCGGAACGGTACTGAACATTACCAATAATGAACCGGCTTCCGGCATTCGTATTGTGAATACTGTCGGACAGGAAATGTACCGCAATGCCCAACAGCAGCACGACTGGAAAATTGACGTTTCCGGATATGCCACCGGAATTTATTTTATAATTACCGATAATCAGGCTGTGTATAAATTTATTAAGTCGTAA
- a CDS encoding IS1096 element passenger TnpR family protein, whose protein sequence is MVYKFRVILDAEEDIFRDIAILEDNSLEDLHNAIVNAFGFDGMEIASFYTCDDEWTQEDEIPLFDTGDVPGEQKTMADYPLSSILDENSTKIIYVYDFLNMWTFFVELAAVEDEENGVTYPDLLFAHGELPTDAPTKDFNSPIVSNDDMYGEFEDDFDDEDFDMFDGDDSFNDMGFEENWN, encoded by the coding sequence ATGGTTTATAAATTCAGAGTAATACTCGATGCTGAGGAAGATATATTCAGAGATATTGCGATCCTTGAAGATAATTCTTTAGAGGATTTACACAACGCTATTGTTAATGCCTTTGGCTTTGACGGAATGGAAATTGCTTCTTTTTACACTTGTGATGACGAATGGACACAGGAAGATGAAATTCCATTATTTGATACCGGAGATGTTCCCGGTGAACAAAAAACCATGGCTGATTACCCGCTTTCTTCTATTTTAGATGAAAACAGTACTAAAATCATTTACGTTTACGATTTCCTTAATATGTGGACATTCTTTGTGGAACTGGCTGCTGTTGAAGACGAAGAAAACGGTGTGACGTATCCTGATTTATTATTCGCTCACGGAGAACTTCCAACAGATGCTCCTACAAAAGATTTTAATTCGCCAATTGTATCCAACGATGATATGTATGGAGAATTTGAAGATGATTTTGACGACGAAGATTTCGACATGTTCGACGGAGACGACAGTTTCAACGATATGGGGTTTGAAGAAAACTGGAACTAA
- a CDS encoding nucleoid-associated protein, whose translation MINLFNTHIDNLSIHRVGNKSRNEAIFLSETPYGIDDEIMPLLKEYFFKPFREKEENYFQFAHDVDLDYNEMFNFSNEIFTNPGSIHDVSKKITRHLFEQSNHPHIKNGEVYVTYLTNVSIDNNVVDAIGIFKSELKADFLQFEERESTLEMILQQGINLNKLDKGCIIFNYKKEEGYKILTIDSNRYDARYWLEHFLSVDAFQDENFKTKKYLKFCQDFAKEVVLPAEDKKEEVMFMNRSVNYFAKNDEFEETNFLNEVIDNPDLISEFKNYKVDKGEKYSIEDLTNFPIANAAVSDARKKMKNTIQLDTNIQIKLDFINPESAEKFVEKGWDEEKQMYYYLVYFNKEQKS comes from the coding sequence ATGATAAACTTATTCAACACCCACATCGACAATCTTTCTATTCACAGAGTAGGAAATAAAAGCCGTAACGAAGCCATCTTTTTATCCGAAACACCTTATGGTATTGATGACGAGATCATGCCTTTACTAAAGGAATATTTCTTTAAACCATTCCGGGAAAAAGAAGAAAATTATTTTCAGTTTGCCCATGATGTTGATTTGGATTATAATGAAATGTTCAATTTTTCCAACGAGATTTTCACTAATCCGGGAAGCATACACGACGTTTCTAAAAAAATAACAAGACACTTATTTGAACAGTCCAACCACCCGCACATTAAAAACGGAGAGGTATATGTAACGTATTTAACCAATGTGTCCATCGATAACAATGTGGTGGATGCTATCGGTATTTTCAAAAGTGAGTTAAAAGCCGATTTCCTTCAGTTTGAAGAAAGAGAATCTACTCTGGAAATGATACTGCAACAAGGTATCAACCTGAACAAACTGGATAAAGGCTGTATCATTTTCAACTACAAAAAAGAAGAAGGATACAAAATCCTGACCATAGACAGCAACCGTTATGATGCGCGTTACTGGCTGGAGCATTTCCTTTCTGTAGATGCGTTTCAGGATGAAAACTTCAAGACTAAAAAATACCTGAAATTCTGCCAGGATTTTGCAAAAGAAGTAGTACTTCCGGCAGAAGACAAAAAAGAAGAGGTAATGTTCATGAACCGTTCGGTAAACTACTTCGCTAAAAATGACGAGTTTGAAGAAACCAACTTTTTAAATGAAGTAATTGACAATCCCGATTTGATTTCGGAGTTCAAAAACTACAAAGTAGACAAAGGGGAAAAATACAGTATTGAAGACCTGACCAATTTCCCGATTGCGAATGCAGCGGTTTCCGATGCCCGTAAAAAAATGAAAAACACTATCCAGCTGGATACCAACATTCAAATCAAACTGGATTTCATTAATCCGGAAAGTGCTGAAAAATTTGTAGAAAAAGGCTGGGACGAAGAAAAACAGATGTATTACTACCTTGTTTACTTCAATAAAGAACAAAAAAGCTAA
- a CDS encoding BamA/TamA family outer membrane protein: MLKKTLPILFLFFVLLPQGYAQDTKTKVDSSKAIYQDIEKFSKKKKFTRFIHRLIFRPTRSVTTPRKEIKAAPPAKPMSYLPFEGKVIRKIRIETLDPFGYSVTNEDETPNKWIERFGNRIHIKTKNWTVRNLLLFKKYETVDSLKMRESERLVRRQRYVRSVTIKPVATNSPDSIDVVVRVLDSWSFIPTGAFTGSQSNLEITERNFLGLGHEFENNFKQRFSDNKSAYSAKYTIPNIRNTYINTVLRYEYGLEDDYIKGFAVERSFFSPLTRWAGGYSFEQNFHKEEFKDGTFDENGTANTIFQNFKTESQNFWGGHAFRIFKGRSEDNRITNLVTTARFYNSKFIEKPDVKYDSINYFANTKLYLTSIGITTRSFVQERYLFNYGIIEDVPVGRVYSITTGIHQKNGLKRLYLGSRVSFGDYHDFGFLGTTVEWGGYFNGSLTQQSVFRFEINYFTKLIEYGSWKFRQFIKPEFIIGSHRLQTDRDLLTLSGNNGIQGFDSVDFYGNRKIQMTFQTQSYMPGSWYGFRFSPFANFSFGMLGDQDHLFSNRLYSKFGLGVLISNDYLVFNSFQLSFAFYPSIPGAGDNIFKTNSFKNNDFGLQNFQIGNPSVIPYQ, from the coding sequence ATGTTAAAAAAAACACTCCCTATCCTATTCCTCTTTTTTGTGCTGCTGCCACAAGGTTATGCTCAGGACACAAAAACCAAAGTAGACTCTTCCAAGGCTATTTACCAGGATATTGAGAAGTTTTCCAAAAAGAAAAAATTTACCCGTTTTATACACCGGCTGATCTTCCGGCCAACCCGAAGCGTTACCACGCCCAGAAAAGAAATCAAAGCCGCACCGCCGGCTAAACCGATGTCTTACCTGCCGTTTGAAGGAAAAGTTATCCGTAAGATCAGGATTGAAACACTGGATCCTTTCGGCTATTCAGTTACCAATGAGGATGAAACGCCCAATAAATGGATTGAACGTTTTGGTAACAGGATTCACATTAAAACCAAAAACTGGACGGTTCGCAACCTGTTGCTCTTTAAAAAATATGAAACTGTCGATTCCCTTAAAATGCGGGAATCGGAACGTTTGGTTCGTCGTCAGCGGTACGTGAGAAGCGTTACGATCAAACCGGTTGCCACCAACAGCCCCGATTCTATTGACGTGGTTGTACGCGTACTCGATTCCTGGAGTTTTATCCCTACCGGAGCCTTTACCGGTTCCCAGAGCAATCTGGAAATAACCGAGCGAAACTTTTTAGGCCTCGGACATGAATTTGAGAACAACTTCAAGCAGCGTTTTTCCGATAATAAAAGTGCTTACAGTGCGAAATATACGATTCCCAATATCCGGAATACCTATATCAATACGGTATTGCGCTATGAATACGGACTGGAGGACGACTACATCAAGGGATTTGCCGTAGAACGTAGTTTTTTCTCCCCGTTAACGCGCTGGGCAGGCGGTTACAGCTTCGAACAGAACTTCCACAAGGAAGAGTTCAAAGACGGTACTTTTGATGAAAACGGTACGGCAAATACCATTTTTCAAAACTTTAAAACCGAATCCCAAAATTTCTGGGGCGGACATGCTTTCCGGATCTTTAAAGGACGTTCGGAAGACAACCGCATTACCAATCTGGTCACGACCGCCCGTTTTTACAATTCAAAATTTATTGAGAAACCCGATGTAAAATACGATTCCATCAACTATTTTGCCAATACCAAATTGTACCTCACCAGTATCGGTATCACAACCCGAAGCTTCGTACAGGAACGCTATCTGTTTAACTATGGTATTATTGAAGACGTTCCGGTTGGAAGGGTTTATTCGATCACGACCGGTATACATCAGAAAAACGGCCTTAAAAGATTGTATCTGGGATCGCGGGTATCCTTTGGCGACTACCATGATTTCGGCTTTTTAGGCACCACTGTGGAATGGGGCGGGTATTTTAACGGTTCACTGACCCAGCAGAGTGTTTTTCGTTTTGAAATCAACTATTTCACAAAACTCATCGAATACGGCAGCTGGAAATTCCGGCAGTTCATCAAACCCGAATTTATCATTGGCAGCCACCGTTTGCAAACAGACCGCGATTTGCTGACGCTTTCCGGAAACAACGGTATTCAGGGATTTGACAGTGTTGATTTTTACGGAAACCGGAAAATCCAGATGACTTTCCAAACCCAGTCCTATATGCCGGGCAGCTGGTACGGCTTCCGTTTCAGTCCCTTTGCGAACTTCTCATTCGGAATGCTGGGGGATCAGGATCACCTTTTTTCCAACCGTTTGTACTCCAAATTCGGACTGGGTGTTTTGATCAGTAACGACTACCTTGTTTTTAACAGCTTTCAGCTGTCGTTTGCCTTTTACCCAAGTATTCCGGGTGCCGGCGACAATATTTTCAAAACCAATTCTTTTAAGAATAATGATTTTGGACTGCAGAATTTCCAGATCGGAAATCCTTCAGTAATTCCTTACCAATAA
- a CDS encoding ABC transporter ATP-binding protein codes for METILTIENLDKRYGSVHAVKNVSFKIKKGNVYGILGPNGSGKSTTLGIILNVVNKTSGSYKWFDGKLDTHHALKKVGAIIERPNFYPYLTAEENLKLVCKIKDIHYDKVKEKLEVVGLLERKDSKFRTFSLGMKQRLAIASALLNDPEILILDEPTNGLDPQGIRQIRDIIKFIAANGTTILLASHLLDEVEKVCSHVVVLRKGEILYTGTVDGIISNEGFFELQSENNSTLKLVLEKIDAVEKIDEEDGKLFVYLKAPLEASALNQHLFQNNIVLNHLVKRKHSLEEQFLQLTSNR; via the coding sequence TTGGAAACAATACTTACCATTGAAAATTTAGACAAACGCTACGGCAGTGTACATGCTGTTAAAAACGTTTCTTTCAAAATTAAAAAGGGAAATGTTTACGGCATTTTAGGACCTAACGGCAGCGGAAAATCCACAACCCTGGGAATCATCCTGAATGTTGTTAACAAAACCTCCGGCAGCTACAAATGGTTTGACGGAAAATTAGATACGCACCACGCATTAAAAAAAGTAGGCGCTATAATCGAACGTCCGAACTTCTATCCGTACCTGACCGCTGAAGAAAACCTGAAACTGGTTTGCAAGATAAAAGACATTCATTATGACAAGGTAAAAGAAAAGCTGGAAGTCGTGGGACTACTGGAGCGAAAAGACAGCAAATTCAGAACGTTCTCTCTGGGTATGAAACAGCGGCTTGCCATTGCTTCGGCCTTATTGAACGATCCGGAAATCCTGATCCTGGACGAACCGACAAACGGATTGGATCCGCAGGGAATCCGCCAGATCAGGGATATTATCAAATTTATTGCCGCTAACGGCACCACTATTCTCTTAGCCTCTCACCTTTTGGACGAAGTGGAAAAAGTATGTTCGCATGTAGTAGTCCTTCGCAAAGGGGAAATACTATATACCGGAACGGTTGACGGAATTATTTCCAATGAAGGCTTTTTCGAATTACAGTCTGAAAACAACAGCACATTAAAACTTGTTTTAGAAAAAATTGATGCCGTTGAAAAAATTGATGAAGAAGACGGAAAACTTTTTGTTTACCTGAAAGCTCCGCTGGAAGCTTCGGCACTTAACCAGCATTTATTTCAAAACAACATTGTACTGAACCACCTGGTTAAACGCAAACACAGTCTTGAAGAACAGTTTTTACAACTAACCAGCAACCGTTAA
- a CDS encoding ABC transporter permease, with protein MKRLLDIELQKLWKNKASRVLILCYFILLSFIALIATIKFEFGNFKLHIAEQGIFNFPYIWHFNTWIASILKLFLAIVIVSMMANEYSYGTLKQNLIDGLSKKEFIKSKFLTVLLFAFGSTVFVFVLSLILGYSYSSYNEFSIVFSDMEYLFAYFIRLTAFFSFCLFLGILVKRSAFALGFLLVWSIIESIAIGLMRWQIFKGTDIYEKVSRFFPLESMSNLIKEPFTRLSVINQLGATISGANLEKDYSVQIGDIIIVITWTVIFMLMSYKILKKRDL; from the coding sequence ATGAAACGTCTTTTAGATATCGAACTTCAAAAACTATGGAAAAATAAAGCCAGCAGGGTTTTAATATTGTGCTACTTTATTCTGCTTTCCTTTATAGCCCTGATTGCTACGATAAAATTTGAATTTGGGAATTTCAAATTGCATATTGCCGAACAGGGTATTTTTAATTTCCCTTATATCTGGCACTTCAACACCTGGATTGCCTCCATTTTAAAGCTGTTTTTAGCCATTGTAATCGTTTCCATGATGGCAAACGAATACAGCTACGGTACGTTAAAACAAAACCTCATCGATGGTTTAAGCAAAAAAGAATTCATCAAATCCAAATTCCTGACCGTACTGCTTTTTGCTTTCGGCTCCACTGTTTTTGTGTTTGTACTGTCGCTTATTTTGGGATACAGCTATTCTTCCTACAATGAGTTTAGCATTGTTTTTTCAGACATGGAATACCTTTTTGCCTATTTCATCCGGTTGACCGCTTTCTTTTCTTTCTGTTTATTCTTAGGAATACTGGTAAAACGTTCCGCTTTTGCCTTGGGTTTCCTGCTGGTTTGGAGCATCATCGAATCCATAGCGATTGGGTTAATGCGATGGCAAATCTTTAAGGGTACCGATATTTACGAAAAAGTAAGCCGTTTTTTCCCGTTGGAATCCATGAGCAACCTGATCAAAGAACCGTTTACCAGGCTTTCCGTAATCAACCAGTTAGGAGCAACAATAAGCGGGGCAAATCTTGAAAAAGACTATAGCGTGCAAATCGGCGACATTATCATTGTGATTACCTGGACCGTTATTTTTATGTTAATGTCCTATAAAATTCTGAAAAAACGAGATTTATAG